A section of the Streptomyces xinghaiensis S187 genome encodes:
- a CDS encoding MarR family transcriptional regulator — protein MRRTKAGDVPRTGRAAGEPPEPDTTPDVPGDSAFLALERELSVFLRRARASSGEVAREVHPDLEPAAYGLLVRLSEAGEQRATALAAYFGVGKATMSRQLRALEELGIVTRRPDPADGRASLVTLTEEGAGRFAAVRRARRERYARKLRSWDRAEIAELARLLHRLNGLSGAED, from the coding sequence ATGCGCCGGACCAAAGCCGGAGACGTCCCCCGAACCGGAAGGGCGGCCGGGGAACCCCCTGAGCCGGACACCACCCCCGACGTGCCGGGAGACAGCGCTTTTCTGGCTCTGGAAAGGGAGTTGTCCGTCTTCCTGCGCCGGGCGCGCGCCTCCTCCGGCGAGGTGGCCCGCGAGGTACACCCCGATCTGGAGCCCGCCGCGTACGGGCTGCTGGTGCGGCTGTCGGAGGCGGGGGAGCAGCGGGCCACCGCCCTCGCCGCGTACTTCGGTGTCGGCAAGGCCACCATGAGCCGCCAGCTCCGCGCCCTGGAGGAGCTCGGTATCGTCACCCGCCGGCCGGACCCGGCCGACGGACGTGCCTCGCTGGTGACCCTGACCGAGGAGGGAGCCGGCCGCTTCGCCGCGGTGCGCCGCGCCCGCCGCGAGCGCTACGCCCGCAAGCTGCGGAGCTGGGACCGGGCGGAGATCGCCGAACTCGCCCGCCTGCTGCACCGGTTGAACGGGCTGAGCGGCGCGGAGGACTGA
- a CDS encoding sensor histidine kinase, with amino-acid sequence MRPRGKERESARTAGSASAPPGKRATKVRNRLVVSVAVVAAAVAGAGAPAVIAASSDLNDSQRLVTLSELNAQAVVLAHSLADERDTMTRFVAAGRAAGSGSATGISEKRRASVDRRLEEIRENAPGALDRRLAELPDIRQSALTGSGPASETFARYTQLVQALHGVSADLARRIPPRAADGPADALSGLGRAVEQAAATRTLLLGALAAGGEGELTATAQRTRVQELAAVADFRQTAPAAAKDSYDGTVNGDEADRAERYLKVLTDQPQLSPAELALNQKRVDTALSGRIDLMRAAESALTTEESARLAALRDDDVRSLELAVGLLALCVLVAVGSGMSAARSMTRPLAVLRLGARRVAADPVGEEPVKFTGRNDEYAEAVGAVNELRAKAEGFHRELEKLRAERGGLIRERQKLADKRDELARQKSDLAERLTGLQDRVHSSFVNLSLRTLGLVERQLGLIEGLEERANEPEHLDALYKLDHLATRMRRHSENLLVLSGAEHTTTHSASVPLLDVLRASVSEIERYERVRIQSLPPHARVAGFAADALSHLVAELLENAAAFSPPEDDVELSGWQLENGEVMLSVEDRGIGMTEERLAEVNARLADPDGEAAGADEDALGLGLYVVARLAARHGIRVELRDQAQGGVTAVVVLPTSLLPTRPEPSHVQSGGTRATGVSLPGSVAEANSNALPHRRGGSLPRRGDTAEPGAGAAAADTGTAGGAADGTADAAGAAAGPGTHPGAAESDGSSPADVPVAAAGSAESSGPAPAAPAGAATSSSSLQSEPVAAPDSGAAPLAGPAADGAVAPDPAPAPVPAATGTGEAGRAPAGEPAADRAPAEESGAEPAPGSVPADADTPGAGTPDGLGAHAGLARSAEHDPLVAAAEEALRAAEAEAGSPGGSLAGASGGSLAETHGTTADAPGGTAAPGTAPAAPEPTAPPAPDAGDSPAADDDDPYGIRRTGSGEEQHARASDDAGFAGIDEPTQSFRLPPPLPRPDTGPAEVPHTPDTPDGTHTTGTGPAGQDTAAPDSATPGSAAPGSPAADPAPGTGSPAAPAKRLTDKGLPKRTPKTVAAQTGPVRARARGVDAEALRRKLGGFQQGSRHGRRDADAEIAEKTGEHRTGAPDDGGTVEEARG; translated from the coding sequence ATGCGGCCTCGGGGCAAGGAACGTGAGTCGGCACGGACCGCGGGGTCGGCGTCCGCACCGCCCGGGAAGCGCGCCACCAAGGTCCGCAACCGGCTCGTGGTCTCGGTGGCCGTGGTCGCCGCGGCCGTCGCCGGTGCCGGCGCACCCGCCGTCATCGCCGCCTCCTCCGACCTCAACGACTCCCAGCGCCTGGTCACGCTCTCCGAGCTGAACGCGCAGGCCGTCGTGCTGGCCCACTCGCTGGCCGACGAGCGCGACACCATGACGCGCTTCGTCGCCGCGGGCCGCGCCGCCGGCTCCGGCAGCGCCACCGGTATCTCGGAGAAGCGGCGCGCGAGCGTCGACCGCCGGCTGGAGGAGATCCGGGAGAACGCCCCGGGCGCCCTGGACCGCCGGCTCGCGGAGCTCCCGGACATCCGGCAGTCGGCGCTCACCGGCTCCGGCCCGGCCTCCGAGACCTTCGCCCGCTACACCCAGCTGGTGCAGGCGCTGCACGGCGTCTCCGCCGACCTCGCCCGGCGCATCCCGCCGCGCGCCGCCGACGGCCCCGCCGACGCGCTGTCCGGGCTGGGCCGTGCCGTGGAGCAGGCCGCCGCCACCCGCACCCTGCTGCTCGGCGCCCTGGCCGCGGGCGGCGAGGGCGAGCTGACCGCCACCGCGCAGCGCACCCGCGTCCAGGAGCTCGCGGCGGTCGCCGACTTCCGGCAGACGGCCCCGGCCGCCGCCAAGGACAGCTACGACGGCACCGTCAACGGCGACGAGGCGGACCGGGCCGAGCGCTACCTCAAGGTCCTCACCGACCAGCCGCAGCTCTCCCCGGCCGAACTGGCCCTGAACCAGAAGCGCGTGGACACCGCCCTGTCCGGCCGGATCGACCTGATGCGCGCCGCCGAGTCGGCTCTCACCACCGAGGAGTCCGCCCGGCTCGCCGCCCTCCGCGACGACGACGTGCGCTCCCTGGAGCTGGCCGTCGGGCTGCTCGCCCTCTGCGTGCTGGTCGCGGTCGGCTCCGGCATGTCCGCGGCCCGCTCCATGACCCGGCCGCTGGCCGTGCTGCGGCTCGGGGCCCGGCGCGTCGCCGCCGACCCGGTCGGCGAGGAGCCGGTGAAGTTCACCGGCCGCAACGACGAGTACGCCGAGGCCGTGGGCGCCGTCAACGAGCTCCGCGCCAAGGCGGAGGGCTTCCACCGCGAGCTGGAGAAGCTCCGCGCCGAGCGCGGCGGCCTGATCCGCGAGCGGCAGAAGCTCGCCGACAAGCGCGACGAGCTGGCCCGGCAGAAGAGCGATCTCGCCGAGCGGCTCACCGGCCTCCAGGACCGCGTGCACAGCAGCTTCGTCAACCTGTCGCTGCGCACCCTGGGTCTCGTCGAACGCCAGCTCGGCCTGATCGAGGGGCTGGAGGAGCGGGCGAACGAGCCCGAGCACCTCGACGCCCTCTACAAGCTCGACCACCTCGCCACCCGGATGCGGCGGCACAGCGAGAACCTGCTGGTCCTCTCCGGCGCCGAGCACACCACCACGCACAGCGCCTCCGTGCCCCTGCTCGACGTGCTGCGCGCCTCGGTCAGCGAGATCGAGCGCTACGAGCGGGTCCGCATCCAGTCGCTCCCCCCGCACGCCCGGGTCGCCGGGTTCGCCGCCGACGCGCTCAGCCACCTCGTCGCCGAACTGCTGGAGAACGCCGCGGCGTTCTCCCCGCCGGAGGACGACGTCGAGCTCTCCGGCTGGCAGCTGGAGAACGGCGAGGTGATGCTCTCCGTCGAGGACCGGGGCATCGGCATGACCGAGGAGCGGCTGGCCGAGGTCAACGCCCGGCTCGCCGACCCGGACGGCGAGGCCGCCGGTGCCGACGAGGACGCCCTCGGGCTCGGCCTGTACGTGGTCGCGCGGCTCGCGGCGCGGCACGGCATCCGCGTCGAACTGCGCGACCAGGCGCAGGGCGGGGTGACGGCCGTCGTCGTGCTGCCGACCTCCCTCCTGCCGACCCGGCCGGAGCCGTCGCACGTCCAGTCCGGTGGGACCAGGGCCACCGGCGTCTCGCTGCCCGGCTCGGTGGCCGAGGCCAACTCGAACGCCCTGCCGCACCGCCGCGGCGGCTCCCTGCCCCGGCGCGGGGACACGGCGGAGCCCGGAGCCGGAGCGGCCGCCGCGGACACCGGTACGGCCGGCGGAGCGGCGGACGGGACGGCGGACGCCGCCGGCGCGGCCGCCGGACCGGGCACGCACCCCGGGGCCGCGGAATCCGACGGGAGCTCCCCGGCGGACGTCCCCGTTGCCGCCGCCGGGTCCGCCGAGTCCTCCGGGCCGGCCCCGGCCGCTCCCGCCGGGGCCGCCACTTCGTCAAGCTCCCTGCAGAGTGAGCCGGTTGCGGCCCCGGACTCCGGCGCGGCCCCGCTCGCGGGCCCCGCTGCCGACGGAGCCGTAGCCCCGGACCCGGCCCCCGCTCCGGTCCCGGCCGCCACCGGCACCGGAGAGGCGGGCCGTGCCCCGGCCGGTGAGCCGGCCGCGGACCGTGCCCCGGCGGAGGAGTCCGGCGCGGAGCCCGCCCCCGGTTCCGTACCGGCGGACGCGGACACCCCCGGCGCCGGAACCCCGGACGGCCTCGGCGCGCACGCCGGACTCGCCCGGAGCGCGGAGCACGACCCCCTGGTCGCGGCCGCCGAGGAGGCCCTGCGGGCGGCGGAGGCGGAAGCCGGAAGCCCCGGGGGGAGCCTCGCGGGAGCCTCCGGCGGCTCCCTCGCGGAAACCCACGGGACGACGGCGGACGCCCCCGGCGGGACGGCCGCGCCGGGCACCGCACCGGCCGCCCCGGAGCCCACCGCCCCGCCCGCCCCCGACGCCGGTGACTCCCCGGCCGCCGACGACGACGACCCGTACGGCATCCGGCGCACCGGTTCCGGCGAGGAGCAGCACGCGCGGGCCTCGGACGACGCCGGGTTCGCCGGCATCGACGAGCCGACCCAGTCCTTCCGGCTGCCCCCGCCGCTGCCCCGTCCGGACACCGGACCGGCCGAGGTCCCGCACACCCCGGACACCCCGGACGGCACGCACACCACCGGAACCGGCCCGGCCGGGCAGGACACGGCCGCCCCGGACTCCGCCACCCCCGGCTCCGCCGCCCCCGGAAGCCCGGCGGCGGACCCGGCCCCCGGCACCGGGAGCCCGGCCGCCCCCGCCAAGCGGCTGACGGACAAGGGACTCCCCAAGCGGACGCCCAAGACCGTGGCGGCGCAGACCGGCCCGGTGCGGGCGCGGGCGAGAGGCGTGGACGCGGAGGCCCTGCGGCGCAAGCTCGGCGGCTTCCAGCAGGGGTCACGGCACGGTCGGCGCGACGCCGACGCGGAGATCGCCGAGAAGACCGGTGAGCACCGCACGGGGGCACCGGACGACGGTGGCACAGTCGAGGAGGCACGCGGTTGA
- a CDS encoding roadblock/LC7 domain-containing protein: MNAYTKAGSEPHGSQGLSSEARNLHWLLTNLVEEVPGVHSVAVVSSDGLLLLSSDPGMGVLPADAAGNGAGNGNGRGGGTTAADDGSGPKGSSADLATIVSGVGALTHGASKLMDAGPVKQTMIAMDEGSVFVMSISDGSLLGAHATPDCDMSVVAYHMALFVGRAGHVLTPELRNELRQSLESRT, translated from the coding sequence TTGAACGCGTACACGAAGGCGGGCTCGGAGCCGCACGGTTCGCAGGGCCTCAGCAGTGAGGCCCGCAACCTGCACTGGCTGCTGACGAACCTGGTCGAGGAGGTGCCCGGCGTCCACTCGGTGGCCGTGGTCTCCTCCGACGGCCTGCTGCTCCTCAGCTCAGACCCGGGCATGGGCGTGCTGCCGGCGGACGCCGCCGGAAACGGCGCCGGAAACGGGAACGGGCGCGGGGGCGGCACGACCGCCGCCGACGACGGCAGCGGCCCCAAGGGCTCCAGCGCCGACCTCGCCACCATCGTCTCCGGCGTCGGGGCGCTGACCCACGGCGCCTCCAAGCTCATGGACGCCGGCCCGGTGAAGCAGACGATGATCGCGATGGACGAGGGCAGCGTCTTCGTCATGTCGATCAGCGACGGCTCGCTGCTCGGGGCGCACGCGACCCCCGACTGCGACATGAGCGTGGTGGCGTACCACATGGCCCTCTTCGTCGGCCGGGCCGGACACGTCCTCACCCCCGAACTCCGCAACGAACTGCGCCAGTCCCTGGAGAGCCGCACGTGA
- a CDS encoding DUF742 domain-containing protein yields MTAPRLPVRTADRGQQRKPARVRPYSLTGGRTRFGHVLLVETFVAAIEAPEDRPELTAGNWADRVMPEMRAIVELCRKMRSVAEISALLRIPLGVVRVLLSDLADQGKIRVYANGAGTETGRPDRALLERVLSGLRRL; encoded by the coding sequence GTGACAGCCCCCCGCCTCCCGGTCCGCACCGCGGACCGCGGCCAGCAACGCAAACCCGCCCGGGTACGCCCGTACTCGCTGACCGGCGGCCGGACCCGCTTCGGGCACGTCCTGCTCGTGGAGACCTTCGTCGCCGCCATCGAGGCACCGGAGGACCGCCCGGAGCTCACGGCCGGCAACTGGGCCGACCGCGTGATGCCCGAGATGCGGGCCATCGTCGAGCTCTGCCGGAAGATGCGCTCCGTCGCGGAGATCTCCGCGCTGCTCCGCATCCCGCTCGGCGTGGTGCGGGTACTGCTCAGCGACTTGGCCGACCAGGGAAAGATCCGCGTGTACGCGAACGGTGCCGGCACCGAGACCGGCCGCCCCGACCGCGCACTGCTCGAAAGGGTCCTGAGTGGACTTCGCAGGCTCTGA
- the lon gene encoding endopeptidase La, translating to MASTSTSLTLPVLPLDDEVVLPGMVVPLDLSDAEVRAAVEAAQAAAGSGGGNGGNNGESGGKPQVLLVPRIDGTYAAVGTLGTVEQVGRLSGGDPGALIRGVSRVRIGAGTTGPGAALWVEGRPADEPGPDPVPGAVTELMKEYKALAASWLRKRGAWQVVDRVQQIDDAGQLADNSGYSPFLTAEQRVELLETTDPVARLKLAVKWLSEHLAEQDVAESIAKDVQEGVDKQQREFLLRRQLEAVRKELRELNGEPEDESGDYRARVEAAGLPEKVREAALKEVDKLERASDQSPEGSWIRTWLDTVLEMPWNEHTEDAYDIPGAKAVLDADHAGLADVKERITEYLAVRKRRAERGLGVVGGRRGGAVLALVGPPGVGKTSLGESVARAMGRKFVRVALGGVRDEAEIRGHRRTYVGALPGRIVRAVKEAGSMNPVVLLDEIDKVGSDFRGDPAAALLEVLDPAQNHTFRDHYLEVELDLSDVVFLATANVLEAIPEALLDRMELVRLDGYTEDEKVTIARDHLLARQLERAGLAEGEVVLEEGALRKLAGEYTREAGVRNLERAVARLLRKAAAQHELGELELPVTIGPDDLRRYLGRPHHVPESAQDPEERRTAVPGVATGLAVTGAGGDVLYVEASLADRETGATGLQITGQLGDVMKESAQIALSFLRSRGAELELPVGDFNDRGVHLHVPAGAVPKDGPSAGVTMTTALASLLSGRRVRPDVAMTGEVSLTGRVLPVGGVKQKLLAAHRAGITTVVIPKRNEADLDDVPAEVLEKLEVHPVSDVRQVLRLALEPAGTERAGDGPAGSEPELPLAG from the coding sequence ATGGCTTCGACGTCTACGTCACTCACCCTGCCGGTGCTGCCCCTCGACGACGAGGTGGTTCTGCCCGGCATGGTGGTGCCGCTGGACCTGTCCGACGCGGAGGTCCGGGCCGCGGTGGAAGCCGCGCAGGCCGCCGCGGGAAGCGGCGGGGGGAACGGGGGAAACAACGGGGAGAGCGGCGGCAAGCCGCAGGTGCTGCTGGTGCCGCGGATCGACGGCACCTACGCCGCCGTCGGCACGCTCGGCACCGTCGAACAGGTGGGCCGGCTCTCCGGCGGTGACCCCGGCGCGCTCATCCGCGGTGTGAGCCGGGTGCGGATCGGCGCCGGCACCACCGGCCCGGGAGCCGCGCTCTGGGTCGAGGGCCGCCCGGCCGACGAACCCGGGCCCGACCCGGTGCCCGGTGCCGTCACCGAACTGATGAAGGAGTACAAGGCCCTCGCCGCCAGCTGGCTCCGCAAGCGCGGCGCCTGGCAGGTCGTGGACCGCGTCCAGCAGATCGACGACGCCGGCCAGCTCGCCGACAACTCCGGCTACTCGCCGTTCCTCACCGCCGAGCAGCGCGTCGAACTGCTGGAGACCACCGACCCGGTGGCCCGGCTCAAGCTCGCCGTGAAGTGGCTGAGCGAACATCTGGCCGAACAGGATGTCGCCGAGTCCATCGCCAAGGATGTCCAGGAGGGCGTCGACAAGCAGCAGCGCGAGTTCCTCCTCCGCCGCCAGCTGGAGGCCGTCCGCAAGGAGCTCCGCGAGCTCAACGGCGAGCCGGAGGACGAGTCCGGCGACTACCGCGCCCGGGTCGAGGCCGCCGGCCTGCCGGAGAAGGTGCGCGAGGCGGCGCTCAAGGAGGTCGACAAGCTCGAACGCGCCTCCGACCAGAGCCCGGAGGGAAGCTGGATCCGGACCTGGCTCGACACCGTCCTGGAGATGCCCTGGAACGAGCACACCGAGGACGCCTACGACATCCCCGGCGCCAAGGCCGTCCTCGACGCCGACCACGCCGGCCTGGCGGACGTCAAGGAGCGCATCACCGAGTACCTCGCGGTGCGCAAGCGCCGTGCCGAGCGCGGCCTCGGGGTGGTCGGCGGGCGCCGCGGCGGCGCCGTCCTGGCGCTGGTCGGCCCTCCCGGCGTCGGAAAGACCTCGCTGGGCGAGTCCGTCGCCCGCGCGATGGGGCGGAAGTTCGTCCGGGTGGCGCTCGGCGGGGTCCGCGACGAGGCGGAGATCCGCGGCCACCGGCGCACCTACGTCGGCGCGCTGCCCGGACGCATCGTGCGGGCGGTCAAGGAGGCCGGCTCCATGAACCCGGTCGTCCTCCTCGACGAGATCGACAAGGTCGGCTCCGACTTCCGCGGCGACCCGGCCGCAGCCCTGCTGGAAGTCCTCGACCCGGCGCAGAACCACACCTTCCGCGACCACTACCTGGAGGTCGAACTCGACCTCTCCGACGTGGTCTTCCTGGCCACCGCCAACGTCCTGGAGGCCATCCCCGAGGCGCTGCTCGACCGGATGGAGCTCGTCCGGCTCGACGGCTACACCGAGGACGAGAAGGTCACCATCGCCCGCGACCACCTGCTCGCCCGGCAGCTCGAACGGGCCGGCCTGGCCGAGGGCGAGGTCGTCCTGGAGGAGGGCGCGCTGCGCAAGCTGGCCGGCGAGTACACCCGCGAGGCCGGGGTGCGGAATCTGGAGCGTGCCGTGGCCCGGCTGCTCCGCAAGGCCGCCGCGCAACACGAACTCGGCGAGCTGGAACTCCCCGTCACCATCGGCCCGGACGACCTGCGCCGGTACCTCGGCCGGCCGCACCACGTCCCCGAGTCCGCGCAGGACCCCGAGGAGCGGCGCACCGCCGTGCCCGGGGTGGCGACCGGACTGGCCGTCACGGGCGCGGGCGGCGACGTCCTCTACGTCGAGGCCTCGCTCGCCGACCGGGAGACCGGGGCCACCGGACTCCAGATCACCGGCCAGCTCGGTGACGTGATGAAGGAGTCCGCGCAGATCGCGCTCTCCTTCCTGCGCAGCCGGGGCGCCGAACTGGAGCTGCCCGTGGGCGACTTCAACGACCGCGGCGTGCACCTGCACGTCCCGGCCGGCGCCGTGCCGAAGGACGGGCCCAGCGCCGGTGTCACCATGACGACGGCGCTCGCCTCCCTGCTGTCCGGCCGCCGGGTGCGCCCCGATGTGGCCATGACCGGCGAGGTGTCGCTGACGGGGCGGGTGCTGCCGGTCGGCGGCGTCAAGCAGAAGCTGCTCGCCGCGCACCGGGCGGGGATCACCACGGTCGTCATCCCCAAGCGGAACGAGGCCGATCTGGACGACGTCCCCGCCGAGGTGCTGGAGAAGCTGGAGGTGCACCCGGTCTCCGACGTCCGGCAGGTGCTGCGGCTGGCCCTGGAGCCGGCCGGCACGGAGCGGGCCGGGGACGGGCCGGCGGGAAGCGAGCCGGAACTGCCGCTGGCCGGCTGA